The Halomicrobium zhouii region CCTGTACGCGACGCTCTCGACGGCCGTCACGCTGTTCGGTCTCGCGATGATGGGATACGTCGCCGCGACCCTGGTCGGCCTCGTGTGAGCGACCGGTGGGAGTCGCGACGGTTCGGGAATCGATACCTCAACAACCCGTCTCGTAACACGCCATCGTGATCGGGCCGCCGCCGCCCTCCTCGCCCACGGCGAGTGTGGTCGGCGTCGCGATGGACGCGTTCGTCCGCTCTTCCAGGTCTTCGACGAAGTGGACTGGTTCGTCTGAACTCATGTCCACCAGATATGTTCCAGCGAGAGAATAAAAATGTTGCTCCTATTTCACTAAATATTAGGCCCTCTTCCCGGGACGACTGTTCGTCCGGGCCCCTCTCGCTGCTCGCGAATCGCTCCCCGTTCGCAATTGAGATGGTCCCTCCCTGCGGTCGCGCTTCAGTCTGCTCACGGGTCGCTCCGCTCCCGCCCGTCTTCGAGCCGGCCCCTCGCAACGCTCGGGCCCGGCCTACCTCACGGGTCGCTCCGTTCGCCGTTCGCGATATAGCTGGGCCGCTCCCTACGGTCGCGCCCCAGCCTGCTCACGGGTCGCTCCGCTCCCCGTTCGCAATTGAGATGGTTCCTCACTCCGTTCGGAACCATCCTACTCCTCGCGTGTCGTTCACTCCGTTCACTCCCGCTCGTCTGCAAGGTGGTCTCTCACTCCGTTCGAGACCACCCTACTCCTCGAACGCCACCCCCCACCGCTTGTCGTTGTACTCGCGCTGTTGTTCGCTGTCGAACTGCCGTTCGATCTCCTCGCGGAGCGCCTCCTTCTCGTCGCCGCCGATGCGGGCGAGTTCGTCGGCCTTGCGCACTGCCAGCGGCGGGCCGCGTTCGGCGGCGACGTCGGCGAGCACCTGGCGGGTGATGGCGTCCCGCGTCTCCTCGTCGCGAGTGATGCCGTAGGGCGATTCGACCCTGTATAGCAGGTCCTCGCGGGGGTCGTAGACGACGAAGAAGGTGACCTCGTAGGCCTCGTCGTCGAGTTCCCGCTCGATGCCCAGTGCGTCGCCGCTGGTCGAGAGCACCTCGTCCGTCCCGACGCGCGAACGGAACCAGTTTGTGAACGTCAGCGCGTCTGTGAGACGCTCGCCCTCGTCGTCGTGACGTTCCAGGATCTGTCGGAAGAACGCGGCGTCGTTGGCCCACGGGGCGTTCCCCTGTTCTTTCCGAACGATCCGGGTGATAGCCTTCGACGTCGTCGACTTGACGAACCCGGCCAGCGCCGCGTCGCGTTCGACGAACTCCTCGACGAGGGCGACGTAGTTCGCCACCACGTCCAGCACGTCGTCTTTGACCAGCAGTTCGGCCAGTTCCGGGTCGTGGTCGGCCCACTGGAGGAGGCCGGTGGGGTAGACGGGACCGTCGAGGATCAGCAGGTCGCCGACCAGGTCGGCCTCCTTCAGCGCGTGTTCGCTCTCGGCGAGGTAGAGCGCCAGCGCGTGGACGACGTCCTGTTCGTACCGGTCGACGCGGGGGACCTGGAGGATGCGTTCACGGGCGTACCCCTCGTCCTGCATCCGCCAGTCCTCGTCCAGCGCCGCGGCGACGTCGTTCGAGTGGGCGGTCATGACGATGGTCCGGCCGCGGTGGAGGTCCAGGTCTGAGGGCACCGACGCCATCGCGGCCTGAGCCACGTCGAGGACGATGCCGTTCTTGAACGTCGTCGGGTTGATGGTCCCCGAGTCCAGGCCGTGCTGGGTCGGGAACGGCGGTTCCTGGAGCGCGGCGTCCTGGACGTCGACCAGCATCCGGGCCTGCTCGTCGACCGGTTCGAGGACGGGCTTTCCATCAGAAAGGAGCGGGTCGAGGAGGTCGTTCCACACGGTGCCGGCGAAGTCCCGGTGGTCGGTCGGGTCCACCCCCTGCGTGATGCGGCCCGCGAGTCGCGCGATGCCGTCGACGTGGACCGGGTCCAGGGTCATTGCTCGAACCCTTCTTCGGGTTCGGGTTAAGTGTTTTCTCGGCCGACTACGCCTAGCCGGACTCTTCTTGCAGCAGTCGTTCGAGCACTTCCGCGACTTCCTCGTACTCGCGCATCGTCAGCCCGTCGGTCGTGATGATGACCCCCTCGCGTTCGGTGGTGATCCGGAGGAGATACCCGTTCTCGAAGACGCGGACGGTGAAGTGATAGGGGCCGAGTTCGGTCGTCTGGTAGGCGTTCTGGGTCTCCTTGAAGTCGCGCCACTCGTGGCCGACGAACTCGTCGAGGTCGGCGTCGCGTTCCAGGTCCTCGCGGAGGTACAGCTGCTGGTAGTTCGCGCGGGTGAAGTACGTCACCGACCGGAGGGTGTCGCTCGTCGCGGCGCGCGAGGACGAGACGATCTCGTCGGCCAGTTCCTGCCGGATGATGCTCCCGCCCGTTTCGTCGTCATCGTCCAGTTCGCTCCCGTCGCTCATGTCGCTCATGTTCGTCGGCCGGGCCTATAACTGGTGCGCTCACGGCGTGGACCGTGGGACTTGGACCCGACGTTCCGCCGCCCGTCCGACGGTTCCGTTCGCGTCATCGAAGGGATATTACGGCGGGCACGCGACTCCTCGACCATGCACGTCGGACTCGTCATCCTGGACGGCTGGGGCCTCAATCCCGACTCGACCGTCCGGGACGCTGTCGCCGCTGCCGAGACGCCGAACTTCGACCGCTACTGGGACGCCGGCGCCCACGGGACGCTCACGACGCACGGCCGTGCGGTTGGTCTCCCCGAAGGCCAGATGGGCAACTCCGAGGTCGGCCACCTCAACATCGGCGCCGGCCGCGTCGTCAAACAGGACTCGACGCGGATTACCGATGACATCGAGGACGGCACGTTCTTCGAGAACGAGGGTATCCTCTCTGCCTTCGAGTACGCCGAGGAGAACGACGGTCGCGTCCACTTCATGGGCCTCGTCTCCGACGGCGGCGTCCACTCCTACCAGAAACACCTCCACGCGCTGATCGAACTCGCCGGCGACCGGGGAACCGAGGCCGTCACCCACGCCTTCACC contains the following coding sequences:
- a CDS encoding DNA double-strand break repair nuclease NurA, which produces MTLDPVHVDGIARLAGRITQGVDPTDHRDFAGTVWNDLLDPLLSDGKPVLEPVDEQARMLVDVQDAALQEPPFPTQHGLDSGTINPTTFKNGIVLDVAQAAMASVPSDLDLHRGRTIVMTAHSNDVAAALDEDWRMQDEGYARERILQVPRVDRYEQDVVHALALYLAESEHALKEADLVGDLLILDGPVYPTGLLQWADHDPELAELLVKDDVLDVVANYVALVEEFVERDAALAGFVKSTTSKAITRIVRKEQGNAPWANDAAFFRQILERHDDEGERLTDALTFTNWFRSRVGTDEVLSTSGDALGIERELDDEAYEVTFFVVYDPREDLLYRVESPYGITRDEETRDAITRQVLADVAAERGPPLAVRKADELARIGGDEKEALREEIERQFDSEQQREYNDKRWGVAFEE
- a CDS encoding DUF7522 family protein, whose protein sequence is MSDGSELDDDDETGGSIIRQELADEIVSSSRAATSDTLRSVTYFTRANYQQLYLREDLERDADLDEFVGHEWRDFKETQNAYQTTELGPYHFTVRVFENGYLLRITTEREGVIITTDGLTMREYEEVAEVLERLLQEESG